From Azospirillaceae bacterium:
GCTTCTCCACGAACAGGTGCTTGCCCTGGCCCAGCGCCCTCATTCCGTATTCGTAATGAATCTGGGCGCTGGCAAGGATATGGACGGCGTCGATATCCCCGCGGGCCAAGGCGCCATCGGCGTCGCCGGTGCTGGCGCCAAAGCCGAAGGTGGCGGCGGCCCCGTCCGCCCGCGTCCGGTCCAGATCACAGACCAGCGCCAGGTCTACCAGGCCACGGTCGCGCAGGCCCGCCAGCACGGGCAGGTGTACTTGGGTCGCCATCGGGCCGGCGCCGATGACCAGCACCCGCAAGGGCGGGGTGGGGGCGGAAATAGCGGAGGACATCACCCCTGAAGACGGACGGGGCGGCCCGCTTATTCCCCGCCCGGTGAAATATATAGTTGCGGTGTCCGGCCCCGATTTGTGCCAAGAAATCAGCATGTAATCAGGGAATCCTCATCATCATGGACAAGCGCGGTGCGGGATGGGGCCTGGCCCGGTCGGCCCGGGATTTCTTCCTGGATTTCTGCGCCCACGCCCGGGGCGACGGAGTGAAGGCCGCCCTGCTGGTCGTCATTGGCGCCGGCGCGGAAGGCGTGGGCCTGGTGCTGCTGGTCCCATTGCTGGATTTGGTGATGGGCGATGGCCGCACGGGCTGGACGGCGGCGTTGGCCGGCCGGCTGCCCTGGCACCCGGCCGGCGGCCCGCCGCTGGCCCGCCTGTTGCCGCTGCTGGCCTGTTTCGCCCTGCTGGTGGGTTTGCGCGCCCTGGTGCTGTGGCACCGCGACGTGCTGCTGGCCCGGCTGCGCATCGGCTTCGTCGAGGAACAGCGCACCCGCCTGGTCGCCCGGCTGATCGCGGCGCCGTGGACGCGGCTGTCGGCCCTGCCGCACGCGCGGGTCAACCACCTGCTCAGCAGCGACATCATCCTGACCGGCGCCTGCGCCCATTTCATGTTGCAGGGCGCCACCTCGCTGTTCCTGCTGCTGGTGCAGTGGGGGCTGGCCTGCCTGTTTTCCGTCCCGCTGGCCGCCACCATCGGCGTGCTGCTGGCCGTCGCCAGCCTGGCCTTGGTGCCGCAACTGGTGCGGTCCCGCCGGCTGGGGCGTGAGGTGGCCGACGCCAATCTGCACCTGGCCACCAGCGGGGCCCAGTTCCTGGGCGGCCTGAAGCTGGCGCTCAGCCAGAATTTGCAGCAGCGCTTCGCCGATGAGTTCAATGAGACGCTGGGCCGGCTGATGGGCCGGCAGGTGGCCCTGGCGCGGGAGCAGAGCAAGGCGCAACTGGCCTTCACCACGCTGGCCTCCCTGGCCGGGGCCGTGGCCATCGTGGTGGGCGTATGGGGATTGGACGTGCCGCCGGCGGTGCTGATCGTCTTCGTGCTGGTGCTGGCGCGCATGAGCGCGCCGGCGGCACAGTTGCAGCAGGGCGCCCAGCAGTTCGCCAATTTCCTGCCGTCGTACGAGAAGATCCGGGCGCTGGAGGCGGAACTGGCGGAGGGCGCGCCGTCGGCGGCGGAGGGGGCCGACGACGGCGCCGGCTGGACCGGGCCCCAGGACATCCGTTTCCATCAGGTCGGTTACCGCCATCCCGGTGGCGACCGGGGCGTGTCTGGCCTGGACCTGTGCCTGGAGGCCGGCGGCTTCGTGGGCGTCATGGGCGCCTCTGGCGCCGGCAAGACCACCTTCGCCGACCTGTTGGTCGGCCTGACGGCGCCGGACGCCGGCACCATCACCGTGGGTGATCGCGTGCTGGCGGGCCCCGTGCGTAGGCGATGGGCGGCCGCCATCGCCTACGCCCCGCAGGAGACGTTCCTGTTCCACGACAGCATCCGCGCCAACCTGGCCTGGGCCAATCCCGCCGCCGGTGAGGCGGACATGCGCGCCGCCCTTGGCCTGGCGGGTGCCGGCGTCCTGGTGGATCGGCTGGACCAGGGGCTGGACACGGTGGTGGGGGCCCAGGGCGGCCTGCTGTCGGGCGGTGAGCGTCAGCGCCTGGCCCTGGCCCGCGCCCTGATGCGCCGGCCGCCCCTGCTGGTGCTGGATGAAAGCACCAGCGCCATCGACATCGCGGGCGAGCGTACCCTGCTGGCCGGCCTGGCGGCCCTGCCGTGGCGGCCCACCATCGTGCTGATCGCCCATCGCCAGGAAAGCCTGGCGCTGTGCGACCGCCTCCTGGAATTCGCCGGGGGTCGCATCATCGCCGACCGCCGCCTGGACGCGCCTGCCGCTCAGGCGTCGGCGCACAGGGCGCGATAATCGGCTGCCATCGCCTCCAGCCGGCGCAGGCCGGCGGCAAGGTCGGGAACCTGAACCGGCCGCCGGGACACCTTGGGCAGGGCCGCCAGCATGGGGATCAGGGCGTCCATGTCCGCCACCACCCGGGCGTGTCCCGTCTCCACCAGATGACCGAAGGGGCCGGTGGCGTCGGCGCTGAGGAACAGGGCCGGCACGCCGAAGGGCACCGCCTCCGCCGCCACGCCGGAGGCCAGCGACATCACGGTGTCCATGTGGCGCAGCAGGGCGGGCAGCGGCAGGGCGCCCGCCGCGTCGATGCGGACATGGGGGCCGCGCAGGGCCAGCAGCCGGCCATGGCGCCGGTCGTCCCGGGGGCTGGCCGCGGGGTGCCGGCGGATCCACCAGCGCCAGGTGGGTGGGGCGGTGGCGATGCGGTCGGCCAGGCTGTCCCAGACATCCGCCGGGCCGGTGGTCTGCAGGGCCACCAGGATGTCGCGGTCGGCATCCCCGCCGGCCGCCAGGCGGAAGCGCCCGTCCCAGGTGCGGGTGCGTGGGTCGGCATCGTCCAGGAAGGGCCCCAGGCGCGGGTGGCCGCCGTGCAGGGCCTGGTGCCAATGCCCATCGGCCCAGCGGTTGATGGCGTCGGCGTCGGCCGCGTCCCAGGTCCAGAATAGGGCGGGCAGGGTGGTGTAGCCTTGGGATGGCACGGCCGCCCAGCCATAAGCCTTGTGCCGGCCGCCCTGGGGACAATGCTGCACGTCCACCGACAGGATGCCGCGCCGCCGGCATGCCAGGGCGAGGGCGGGGCCCAGGCCGGCATACCAGGTGGTGGTGAAGGCCAGGCGCGCTTGGGCGCTGTCCAGCACCAGGCCCAGGGCCTGGGCGCCCGCGCGCAGCCCCAGGGCCCGGCGCGCCAGGCGCGCCCGGTCCAATGAGGGGGCCGGCACGCCCTGGCGATCCAGGAAGTCCAGCACATCCCTATGGTCCGGCAAGTCCAGGGGGCTGCGGACCAGCGGGGCCAGCGCCCGGGCCGCGATGGCGATGAGGTCGACGGCCAGGGCGGGGCGGCGCCAGGGTGCCCGCCGGCCGGGCTGCAATTGCAGGCACCGCGTGCCGTCCCCTTCCAGCAAGGTCATCAGGGGCTCGCCATAGCGGTCCTCCCAGAGGCCGTCGACCTGTTCCACCGACACGCCGTCGCCCAGGAACAGGGCGCCGGCCCGGTGGGGCCGCAGGATGACGTTGTCCCGCCGCCCCGATGGCGCCAGGGGGTGCGCCAAAGCGCGCCACGCCCGCGTCAACCGCGCCGGCTGGCCGGCGTCGGGATCGGCCACATGCCGGCGATACAGGTCCAGGTACAGGTCCATGCGGGCCAGGGGCCACAGATGGGCGTCGCCGCAGGTCCAGCGGGCCACGGCGAACCGCGTCTCGACCTCCGCCACCAGGGCCAGGTATTGGCTGTGGAAGGGGGTGGCCATGGCCGCCTACCGCGCCGCCAGCTCATCCATGCGGGCCCGCCACGCCGCCTCGATCTTCAGGCGCATCTCGTCCCATAGGCTGTGGGATTCGGGGGTGGAGCGGGTCCAGGCGCCCTTCAGCCGGTCGGTCTCGTTGAAGCGGTGGATTTTGCGCCGCGCCTCCAGCCCCTCCAGCGCCCGGCCCACCGGGCTGTCCAGCAGCCATTCGCCGGCGCGTTTCAGGCCGGCGGCATAGGGGCGGTGGTTCAGGCTGTCTGGTGGTGCGCCCGCGGCGTTGGGCAGCCAGTCGGCCGTCCAGGCGTTGGCCGCGCGCACCGTCTCGTACATGTCCAAGCCGTAGAGCGGTATCATCTGGCACAGTTCCTGCGCGTCATAGAGGCTGCGGC
This genomic window contains:
- a CDS encoding ABC transporter ATP-binding protein, which codes for MDKRGAGWGLARSARDFFLDFCAHARGDGVKAALLVVIGAGAEGVGLVLLVPLLDLVMGDGRTGWTAALAGRLPWHPAGGPPLARLLPLLACFALLVGLRALVLWHRDVLLARLRIGFVEEQRTRLVARLIAAPWTRLSALPHARVNHLLSSDIILTGACAHFMLQGATSLFLLLVQWGLACLFSVPLAATIGVLLAVASLALVPQLVRSRRLGREVADANLHLATSGAQFLGGLKLALSQNLQQRFADEFNETLGRLMGRQVALAREQSKAQLAFTTLASLAGAVAIVVGVWGLDVPPAVLIVFVLVLARMSAPAAQLQQGAQQFANFLPSYEKIRALEAELAEGAPSAAEGADDGAGWTGPQDIRFHQVGYRHPGGDRGVSGLDLCLEAGGFVGVMGASGAGKTTFADLLVGLTAPDAGTITVGDRVLAGPVRRRWAAAIAYAPQETFLFHDSIRANLAWANPAAGEADMRAALGLAGAGVLVDRLDQGLDTVVGAQGGLLSGGERQRLALARALMRRPPLLVLDESTSAIDIAGERTLLAGLAALPWRPTIVLIAHRQESLALCDRLLEFAGGRIIADRRLDAPAAQASAHRAR